One part of the Mariniblastus fucicola genome encodes these proteins:
- a CDS encoding helicase-related protein, giving the protein MLDRYFPDMRYYENVDAETDLFLKEFTLDEIEPHLEKAFRRLDALFESDGLEAFTRKKLVRRLLMVARSYIAGQLFPPIELLIIDEAHKLKNPTSLRSEALRTIFHNRFRKAVFLTATPFQLDIKELKEVFAVFSKAKGATRDLKTEVDQLLGKIREYQTLYDEFQNTWLSLEPDFAETFSKAYEAGREESLSAEDQVAKILVDQITGLRQLKESEIEPGFRKWMIRSLRKDKRNYRNHVPESVPSSSEGCLPFLVYERFIAEIFRRRHRTHKAAAEINMVSSYSAAKKGAIINNGDGLPEDAEVYRKLLKRLLRTFGTGADGDHPKVKHVLLDSLDAADKGEKTLIFCTRIATLRQLRRELDAVWESRILARWREVYPDANEHELFGDGADKKGRHTLLQSRFHRTQDILYLALREPYLQTFAAIGDWASNNLEEIVVEANGVLQGLRLGKTAAAKIDYLATKRCVEHAAAKLWVARHTRENDNLDRLTRLCEPDFVLHGLDLEKGEAGSQLSGSEQPQWTINQRSARLVIGQKGSLWERCNAIEKLDIGLRAKTIESLARYLTFKQVPFLTDLLRTAQLSGVATDSIHSEDLLKFLPTFWIAKTGKPWGNQLNRFLGYFSGREHEQQLDILEGPIRTGEFARHTAQGQSREKLREAFNTPLFPMVLIANEVMQEGLDLHKQCRRVVHHDLVWNPAQVEQRIGRIDRLGSLTSLMRETDSTVSLDALYPAIEGTIDERMYRTVKTREKWLEFLLGAPPDFSEYSFEEQEPVPLPDRLAKELAIDLSPNVNC; this is encoded by the coding sequence ATGCTTGACCGTTACTTTCCAGACATGCGGTACTACGAGAATGTTGATGCAGAAACAGATCTGTTTCTCAAGGAATTCACTCTGGACGAAATCGAGCCTCATTTGGAGAAAGCTTTTAGGCGGCTCGATGCACTTTTTGAGTCTGATGGCCTGGAAGCATTTACCAGGAAGAAGTTGGTTCGACGTCTATTGATGGTGGCGAGGTCCTATATTGCCGGACAACTGTTCCCACCGATCGAATTGCTGATCATTGACGAAGCGCACAAACTCAAGAACCCTACATCATTGCGTAGCGAAGCACTGAGGACGATCTTTCACAATCGCTTTCGCAAAGCGGTCTTCCTGACTGCAACACCCTTCCAGTTGGACATCAAGGAACTCAAGGAAGTGTTCGCCGTTTTCTCAAAAGCCAAGGGGGCAACGAGGGACCTCAAAACGGAAGTGGATCAACTATTGGGAAAGATTCGAGAATACCAAACTCTTTACGATGAGTTTCAAAACACTTGGCTGTCTTTGGAACCAGACTTCGCCGAGACATTCAGTAAAGCATACGAGGCGGGTCGCGAGGAATCGCTGAGTGCCGAAGACCAAGTCGCGAAGATTCTCGTAGATCAGATCACCGGGTTACGGCAATTGAAAGAGTCTGAAATTGAACCTGGATTTCGTAAATGGATGATCCGGAGTTTGAGAAAGGACAAACGTAACTATCGCAATCACGTTCCTGAGTCAGTTCCGTCGTCGTCGGAAGGATGCTTACCATTTCTGGTTTACGAGCGATTCATTGCGGAGATATTTCGTCGGCGGCATCGTACTCACAAGGCAGCCGCCGAAATCAACATGGTCTCTTCGTACTCCGCAGCCAAGAAAGGCGCGATCATCAACAATGGTGATGGGTTGCCGGAGGATGCCGAAGTTTATCGCAAACTACTGAAAAGGCTTCTGCGAACCTTTGGGACGGGCGCTGACGGAGACCATCCCAAGGTCAAACATGTGCTCCTTGACTCTCTCGACGCCGCTGACAAGGGAGAAAAGACGCTCATTTTCTGCACGCGAATCGCGACATTGCGCCAGTTACGACGAGAGTTGGATGCGGTTTGGGAATCCAGAATCCTTGCACGCTGGCGTGAGGTTTATCCTGACGCCAACGAGCACGAATTGTTCGGCGACGGGGCGGATAAAAAGGGGCGGCACACTTTGCTTCAAAGCCGCTTTCACAGGACACAAGACATCCTCTATCTGGCACTTCGGGAGCCATACTTGCAGACGTTCGCGGCGATCGGGGATTGGGCGTCCAACAACCTCGAGGAAATTGTCGTCGAAGCGAACGGTGTTCTTCAGGGCCTTCGCCTTGGAAAAACCGCTGCTGCGAAGATTGACTACCTGGCGACAAAAAGATGTGTCGAACACGCGGCAGCCAAACTTTGGGTGGCCCGTCATACTCGGGAAAACGATAACCTTGATCGACTTACTCGACTCTGCGAGCCAGATTTCGTCTTGCACGGCCTCGATCTTGAAAAGGGTGAGGCCGGTTCGCAATTGTCTGGCAGTGAGCAGCCCCAATGGACGATCAATCAGCGATCTGCCCGTTTAGTGATTGGGCAAAAGGGTTCACTATGGGAGCGATGCAATGCGATTGAGAAACTCGATATCGGGCTTCGCGCAAAGACCATCGAATCACTGGCTCGATATCTGACGTTCAAACAGGTGCCGTTTCTAACCGACTTGCTACGGACGGCCCAACTGTCTGGCGTTGCGACCGACTCAATTCACTCCGAAGACCTGCTCAAGTTCTTGCCAACCTTCTGGATTGCGAAAACGGGGAAGCCATGGGGCAATCAATTGAATCGCTTTCTTGGGTATTTTTCGGGACGCGAGCATGAACAGCAGTTGGATATTCTGGAGGGACCGATCAGAACAGGCGAATTCGCCCGGCACACTGCGCAAGGCCAAAGCCGCGAGAAGCTTCGAGAAGCATTCAACACACCGTTGTTTCCAATGGTTTTGATTGCCAATGAAGTCATGCAGGAAGGTCTGGATTTGCATAAGCAATGTCGCCGTGTCGTTCATCACGATCTTGTGTGGAACCCAGCTCAAGTCGAGCAAAGAATCGGCAGGATAGACCGCCTCGGGTCGTTGACCAGTCTCATGCGGGAAACAGACTCAACTGTTTCGCTGGATGCGCTTTACCCTGCGATTGAGGGAACAATTGACGAACGTATGTATCGTACGGTTAAAACGAGAGAGAAGTGGTTGGAATTTTTGTTGGGCGCCCCACCGGACTTCTCGGAATACAGCTTTGAGGAACAAGAGCCAGTTCCTTTACCAGATCGCCTGGCCAAAGAGCTGGCCATTGACCTCTCTCCAAACGTCAATTGCTAA
- a CDS encoding DUF2997 domain-containing protein, protein MSKRIEITIDTKGNSQVETKGFTGSECVEASKFVEQALGKQTGMRTTAEFFTTSVKQATVQNSNGT, encoded by the coding sequence TTGAGCAAGCGAATCGAAATTACTATCGACACCAAAGGCAATAGCCAAGTCGAAACGAAGGGCTTCACAGGGAGCGAGTGCGTTGAAGCAAGCAAGTTCGTTGAACAGGCTCTGGGCAAGCAAACTGGCATGCGGACTACCGCTGAGTTTTTTACCACTTCAGTCAAACAAGCAACCGTTCAAAACTCGAATGGCACGTAG
- a CDS encoding DUF2726 domain-containing protein, which produces MPNENQGCLGSILKLFGIDLGKAASEGSVDEPLPYRVRDDFLSPAELAFFQVLHEATSSHFYVCTKVRISDLVYVVNRRSNMGHANRIDRKHVDFVLCEPATMTPKLVVELDDSSHQRKDRRERDELVDSVFEAAGLPILHVPWSRSYDQEHLKQQIRDSMGLPSSAPANIADIPLPAETAADASNVVAETVAAAAVPPPVPSKAELQETDAPSCPKCSGNMVMRKAAKGAHNGKKFWACASYPKCRQIIAID; this is translated from the coding sequence ATGCCAAACGAAAATCAGGGATGTCTCGGAAGCATCCTGAAGCTGTTCGGGATCGACTTGGGTAAGGCGGCCAGTGAGGGCTCTGTCGATGAGCCATTGCCATACCGGGTCCGCGACGACTTTCTGTCTCCGGCCGAGCTCGCGTTTTTTCAAGTGCTCCACGAAGCTACGTCGAGCCATTTTTACGTTTGCACCAAGGTGCGGATCTCAGACCTGGTTTACGTTGTGAATCGCCGGAGCAATATGGGGCACGCGAATCGAATCGACCGGAAGCACGTTGACTTTGTACTTTGCGAACCAGCCACGATGACTCCCAAGCTGGTAGTCGAACTGGATGACTCAAGCCATCAAAGAAAAGACCGACGCGAACGCGACGAATTGGTCGACTCCGTTTTTGAAGCCGCCGGACTTCCGATTCTTCATGTCCCGTGGAGCCGCAGCTACGACCAAGAGCATCTCAAACAGCAGATCCGAGATTCAATGGGACTGCCGTCAAGTGCTCCCGCAAATATCGCCGATATACCGTTGCCCGCCGAAACAGCCGCCGATGCGTCCAATGTTGTAGCCGAGACTGTAGCGGCGGCGGCTGTTCCACCACCCGTACCATCGAAAGCAGAGCTGCAAGAAACGGACGCCCCTTCCTGCCCAAAATGTTCGGGCAACATGGTGATGCGAAAGGCTGCGAAGGGAGCACACAATGGGAAGAAATTCTGGGCCTGTGCCAGCTATCCGAAGTGTCGCCAGATCATCGCGATCGACTGA
- a CDS encoding AAA family ATPase has translation MNLTERLGELISACFTGIWIESHEHQDAIVEIAQLCRDEGWSFANWDIEQGMTLSGGETSSEAGDPLAAVRSLKALASDDGTAVLVMNNLHRFIGSTEVMQAVQRQLVAGKQNRTILIVLSPVVSIPAELELFVVVEHEMPSRDQLLEIARGIATEETELPTGSELDLVLDAAGGLTRAEAESAFSLSLVRHGRIQPDAIWELKSQMLKKSGLLEMYRGDADFGSLGGLSALKSFYRRALSRSSENVKPRGVMLPSPPGCGKSQFCKALGRETGRPVIILDVGSLMGSLVGQTEQRTRQALRIIDAMAPAIVMLDEIDKAFAGVGGSGQSDSGVSARMFGSFLSWLNDRESDTFVVCTANDVGKLPPEFARAERFDSIFFVDLPSREEKNLIWEQYISVYGLAADQTKPKDDVWTGAEIKAACRLAALLDIPIKAAAQNVVPVAVTSSESIERLRAWARGRCIDAHNGGLYELEFKKGKTKSRRKIKVDPSLN, from the coding sequence ATGAACTTAACTGAACGCCTTGGAGAACTGATCTCCGCCTGCTTTACCGGCATCTGGATCGAAAGCCATGAACATCAGGACGCAATCGTCGAGATAGCTCAGCTTTGCCGCGACGAAGGATGGAGCTTCGCCAACTGGGATATTGAACAGGGAATGACGCTGAGTGGTGGAGAAACTTCATCGGAAGCGGGTGATCCCTTGGCCGCTGTTCGGTCATTGAAAGCATTGGCGTCTGACGACGGAACGGCCGTCTTGGTCATGAACAACTTGCATCGGTTTATCGGGTCGACTGAAGTGATGCAGGCTGTGCAGCGACAACTCGTCGCCGGTAAGCAGAACCGAACAATCCTGATCGTGCTGTCGCCGGTCGTGTCGATTCCCGCGGAGCTGGAGCTGTTTGTCGTAGTCGAACACGAGATGCCGTCACGTGACCAGTTGCTGGAGATCGCCAGAGGGATCGCGACCGAGGAGACGGAGTTGCCGACCGGGAGCGAACTGGATCTAGTCCTCGATGCAGCTGGCGGACTGACACGAGCTGAGGCTGAATCTGCTTTCTCTTTGTCGCTGGTACGTCATGGCCGAATACAACCTGATGCCATCTGGGAACTGAAGAGCCAGATGCTGAAGAAGTCTGGTTTGTTGGAAATGTATCGGGGCGATGCAGACTTCGGTTCGCTTGGAGGGCTGTCAGCACTGAAATCGTTCTATAGACGAGCATTGAGTCGATCAAGCGAGAACGTGAAGCCACGTGGCGTCATGTTGCCGAGTCCACCTGGTTGCGGCAAGTCACAGTTCTGCAAGGCACTCGGACGCGAAACCGGACGCCCCGTCATCATTCTTGATGTCGGATCGCTGATGGGTTCGCTCGTGGGTCAAACGGAACAGCGAACTCGGCAAGCCCTAAGAATCATCGACGCGATGGCTCCGGCGATTGTGATGCTCGATGAGATCGACAAAGCGTTTGCGGGCGTCGGCGGTTCGGGACAGTCCGACAGCGGGGTCTCAGCGCGGATGTTCGGCAGTTTCCTATCGTGGCTGAACGATCGCGAATCCGACACGTTTGTGGTCTGCACCGCGAACGACGTTGGCAAACTCCCGCCGGAGTTCGCACGAGCCGAGCGGTTTGACTCCATCTTCTTTGTGGATCTACCGTCGCGAGAAGAGAAGAACCTGATCTGGGAGCAGTACATTTCGGTGTATGGTCTGGCTGCCGATCAGACCAAACCAAAAGACGACGTGTGGACCGGCGCTGAGATTAAGGCCGCATGTCGGCTGGCGGCGTTACTTGATATTCCGATCAAGGCGGCAGCACAGAACGTCGTACCAGTTGCTGTCACTTCTTCGGAGTCAATCGAGCGACTTCGGGCATGGGCCAGGGGTCGGTGTATCGACGCCCACAATGGAGGTCTATACGAACTCGAATTCAAGAAAGGAAAAACGAAGTCACGGAGAAAGATCAAAGTCGATCCTTCGCTAAACTAG
- a CDS encoding serine/threonine-protein kinase: MASAQMDVVHELVDRWENEIETRKKLTLRELCIDHPELTTQVTEMITALEWVKQRQNDFFGVGDFDSAKRLGRFEIREIIGAGTFGTVWLAFDPHLQRDVAIKVQNCPDTNIDFELDPFLKEARLLSKLRHEHIVQVYEVGRDGETVYFVTELIEGYTLAEYADGRPLTFGACIDILRRVANALDFAHEQGYVHRDVKPSNILIGLDGRVAVCDFGIAESQSLSSGYSGTELYMSPEQAAGDRVDSSSDIYSLGVVASKLLSGGLKPREHLPKRQLQLALSKIAKTERSVIKRATAFESTDRHSTATEFVISLATARQKKRVTYTVLTVALLLFSYIAFPWNAAERYLHSIVNADPLYSIQFQGTPPKMTDHTGEGVQAYHSGHVRKCRTEEFQDEANSTIELVETDEKNPVDAGIHFEKAQLSSKRGFSVTFWFQSRRLDNRSRSTLVHLGESSGYGESAAPQLTVWLDEQDEMNILSFHRFGHVAINKPELNENMALSHELGGWTHFALTYDPSEDKPDYVGNLAISLNGEAIFSRGNIHLGNVLRHSKTRLSLGTTHKQSRTGMSHGLVGEMSKIQLWDRCLYASEIRGLAKKP; this comes from the coding sequence ATGGCCAGTGCTCAAATGGACGTCGTTCACGAACTCGTGGACCGATGGGAGAATGAAATTGAAACACGCAAGAAGTTGACACTTCGCGAGCTCTGCATAGACCATCCTGAGCTGACTACTCAAGTCACTGAAATGATCACAGCTCTCGAATGGGTAAAGCAACGACAGAATGACTTTTTTGGAGTCGGGGACTTTGATTCTGCAAAGCGGTTAGGCCGGTTTGAGATTCGCGAAATAATCGGGGCTGGAACATTCGGTACGGTATGGCTCGCATTTGATCCTCACCTCCAGCGTGACGTTGCGATCAAGGTGCAGAATTGCCCCGACACAAACATTGATTTTGAACTCGATCCATTTCTGAAAGAAGCAAGACTTCTATCAAAACTGAGACACGAGCATATCGTACAAGTCTACGAAGTTGGCCGAGATGGCGAGACTGTTTACTTTGTAACGGAGCTAATCGAGGGATACACTCTCGCCGAGTATGCCGACGGTCGGCCTCTTACCTTTGGAGCCTGCATTGATATCCTGCGGCGAGTCGCAAACGCATTGGACTTTGCGCACGAACAAGGCTACGTCCATCGTGATGTTAAACCATCGAACATATTGATTGGCCTAGATGGCAGGGTCGCCGTCTGCGATTTCGGAATCGCAGAATCTCAATCTCTTTCCTCAGGTTACAGTGGCACCGAACTCTACATGTCACCTGAACAAGCTGCTGGAGATCGGGTTGATTCTTCCAGCGACATCTATAGCCTCGGTGTAGTGGCGAGCAAGCTATTGAGCGGCGGTCTTAAGCCAAGGGAGCATCTTCCGAAGCGCCAACTCCAGCTCGCTCTTTCTAAGATTGCGAAAACTGAACGATCTGTGATAAAACGCGCAACCGCCTTTGAATCGACAGATAGGCACTCAACTGCAACTGAATTTGTCATCAGCCTTGCAACTGCACGACAGAAGAAGCGTGTAACGTACACGGTTTTGACAGTCGCACTCTTGCTGTTTTCTTACATTGCTTTTCCTTGGAATGCTGCGGAACGATATCTGCATTCAATTGTGAATGCCGATCCTCTGTATTCAATTCAGTTTCAAGGCACGCCGCCAAAGATGACTGACCATACGGGGGAAGGCGTTCAAGCATATCATTCCGGCCATGTTCGGAAGTGTAGAACAGAAGAATTTCAAGACGAGGCCAACTCAACAATTGAGCTGGTTGAAACTGATGAAAAGAATCCTGTTGACGCAGGAATTCATTTTGAGAAGGCACAACTGTCGAGTAAGCGCGGATTTAGTGTCACTTTCTGGTTTCAGTCACGGCGTTTGGACAATCGATCTCGTTCGACCCTTGTCCATTTGGGAGAGTCCAGCGGTTATGGGGAGTCGGCCGCTCCCCAATTAACCGTATGGCTGGACGAACAAGACGAAATGAACATTCTGAGTTTTCACCGTTTCGGTCATGTTGCAATCAATAAACCAGAACTAAACGAGAATATGGCATTAAGCCATGAGCTTGGCGGATGGACTCATTTTGCGTTGACCTACGATCCCTCTGAGGACAAGCCAGATTACGTCGGCAACCTCGCCATTAGTCTCAATGGTGAAGCCATTTTCAGTAGAGGCAACATTCATTTGGGAAATGTACTTCGCCACAGCAAGACGCGACTTTCACTTGGGACAACTCACAAGCAATCTCGAACCGGAATGTCACATGGACTAGTCGGCGAAATGTCGAAAATTCAGCTATGGGACCGGTGCCTTTACGCCAGCGAAATCCGTGGTTTGGCAAAGAAGCCGTAG
- a CDS encoding RNA polymerase sigma factor, with protein sequence MENQQTQSLEPVIKRLTRGDASAREELVEAMTLRFRATASRLLRQNPRVRRWELTDDVLQRAMLRLYRSLEDVSPQSTAQLFGLCRLHFSRALTDLARKHYGPLGIGANHDTKNGQLDAAVQSRSSISGTHNPKRLVQWTEFHRAIESLDDQQRIVFEMCWYEVMTHAEIAAALECSTKTVQRRFREACLYLRANCELPEGI encoded by the coding sequence ATGGAAAACCAACAGACTCAATCACTGGAACCTGTTATCAAAAGACTGACGCGAGGGGATGCGAGTGCTCGGGAAGAACTGGTTGAGGCTATGACGTTGCGATTTCGGGCCACAGCATCACGGCTTCTGCGCCAAAACCCAAGAGTCCGACGTTGGGAGTTGACGGATGACGTCTTGCAGCGAGCGATGCTGCGTTTATATCGCTCTCTGGAAGACGTATCTCCTCAGTCGACCGCACAGTTATTTGGCCTTTGCAGGCTGCACTTCTCGCGAGCGCTAACTGACTTGGCTCGAAAGCATTACGGACCTTTGGGGATTGGAGCGAATCACGACACCAAGAATGGCCAGCTTGATGCCGCCGTTCAGTCACGATCTTCAATTAGTGGAACCCATAATCCTAAACGGCTCGTCCAATGGACTGAATTCCATCGTGCGATCGAGTCCCTTGATGACCAGCAACGAATCGTTTTTGAGATGTGCTGGTACGAAGTGATGACTCACGCCGAGATCGCAGCTGCGCTCGAATGTTCGACAAAGACGGTCCAAAGGCGGTTCCGTGAAGCGTGTCTATATCTGCGTGCCAACTGTGAATTGCCTGAAGGGATCTAA
- a CDS encoding DEAD/DEAH box helicase family protein has protein sequence MVGLCHFVWHGDTNDSARKKFLKQPAELLMTTPESLEVMLVSQRVNEAKQLLKKGLGQRRLAVVDQKQLAGKSMEKGKLLTTGRVGCRSVILSNALLTNS, from the coding sequence ATGGTCGGGCTTTGCCACTTCGTCTGGCATGGAGACACCAATGATTCGGCTCGTAAGAAGTTCCTGAAGCAACCTGCTGAGTTGTTGATGACCACGCCGGAGTCACTGGAAGTGATGCTGGTTTCACAACGAGTCAATGAAGCCAAGCAGTTGTTGAAGAAGGGGTTGGGGCAGCGACGCTTGGCGGTGGTGGATCAGAAGCAACTTGCGGGAAAGTCGATGGAGAAAGGAAAGTTACTGACTACGGGTCGGGTTGGCTGTCGTAGCGTAATCCTCAGCAACGCCCTGCTGACCAATAGCTAA
- a CDS encoding tyrosine-type recombinase/integrase translates to MSPSSPAHRQPPIHTYNNGQPYQIARGRAAQRSPLEHAVRKGHSILRGRPTSDEFLASVKRELKIRKYASNSITNYVSALNGFLAWFGAAPNSVTSEDVRNYLEMLVDGGASSSHLAVNLSAIRTAFDKFCCRDVTLGLATPRQKKRQPVVLAAAEVTRIFNAAPTRMSKLAIGIMYAAGLRNSELCKLRVHDLDFDRQTIRVANGKGASDRLVMLPVSFTTALKAACVERQGDDYIFPSLNHRENRHISPRTLQRWVITAADLAGVAKRVTPHSFRHAFATHLLENGTDIRFIQKLLGHQRLETTTIYTHVAKLNTARVVSPLDQLQKSNAVDKSNNESSRDSRSVGRLQILMTPHGNGQSADVSLLIPSPIPGEQVILDGILVRLDACKWVQLELPLAEDWIPLLSALPAIQRERILSPEFFENIRGHISSRFLATIPDQRSG, encoded by the coding sequence ATGAGCCCTTCATCCCCCGCACACCGACAGCCTCCAATACACACGTACAATAACGGTCAGCCCTACCAGATCGCTCGTGGACGTGCCGCTCAACGGTCCCCGCTGGAACACGCGGTTCGTAAAGGACATTCGATTCTTCGCGGTCGCCCTACGTCTGACGAATTTCTCGCCAGCGTCAAACGCGAACTCAAGATTCGCAAATACGCCAGCAACAGCATCACAAATTACGTTTCCGCACTCAACGGATTCCTCGCCTGGTTCGGCGCAGCACCTAATTCGGTCACAAGCGAAGACGTCCGGAATTATCTGGAAATGCTTGTCGATGGCGGCGCCAGTTCGTCACATCTTGCCGTCAACCTGAGTGCCATCCGCACTGCTTTCGACAAGTTTTGCTGTCGCGATGTAACGCTCGGACTGGCGACGCCACGTCAAAAGAAACGGCAACCCGTCGTCCTGGCCGCAGCAGAAGTCACACGAATTTTCAACGCTGCGCCAACTCGAATGAGCAAACTGGCGATCGGCATCATGTACGCAGCCGGTCTCCGCAATAGCGAACTCTGCAAACTGCGCGTTCATGATCTGGATTTTGATCGCCAAACCATTCGTGTCGCCAATGGAAAAGGCGCATCGGATCGACTGGTCATGCTACCCGTTTCATTTACAACTGCCCTCAAAGCAGCCTGTGTAGAGCGACAGGGAGACGACTATATTTTCCCGTCATTGAATCACCGCGAAAACCGCCACATATCTCCTCGAACGTTGCAACGCTGGGTTATAACCGCAGCCGACCTGGCTGGCGTTGCCAAGCGAGTTACGCCGCACTCATTCCGACACGCATTTGCAACTCACCTGCTGGAAAACGGCACCGACATTCGTTTCATTCAAAAACTGCTGGGACATCAACGTCTGGAAACAACAACGATCTACACGCACGTTGCCAAACTCAATACGGCCAGAGTTGTCAGTCCACTGGACCAACTGCAAAAGTCGAACGCGGTCGATAAATCCAACAATGAATCCAGCCGCGACTCACGTTCGGTGGGACGATTGCAGATACTGATGACACCGCATGGCAACGGTCAGTCAGCCGATGTTTCCCTGCTCATCCCCAGCCCGATACCTGGCGAACAGGTCATCCTTGATGGAATTCTGGTTCGCCTGGATGCGTGCAAGTGGGTTCAACTTGAACTTCCTTTGGCGGAGGACTGGATTCCTCTCCTGAGCGCACTTCCGGCAATCCAGCGAGAGCGAATACTGTCCCCGGAGTTCTTCGAAAACATCCGCGGCCACATCAGCAGTCGGTTCCTGGCGACTATTCCGGATCAACGGTCCGGTTGA